From a single Endozoicomonas euniceicola genomic region:
- a CDS encoding TcdA/TcdB catalytic glycosyltransferase domain-containing protein, producing the protein MPNVPADQNNPLPRQIHFVVIGELTKAQALRIETWAKANPDWSVTLWKDQDSYFDRLVLEAMSSDLLKIDELRAKNKRQWQDGFSVKKYKNVSSDFYDYVKIFRQRQKQMASNINHQVTSEGETRSNVVKKWLISNHGKSEEILEEVVQEQQTIYDVLKKSNVNVVDLESVISTLSQDEEKFYNDAAYTYADFTLARKLMQLKVLQVHGGVIIDANTFPDINDDVFSEVSSGEDLSALFRKRFGGISSSVVNKEDLEEGFHLLEKKARLQGLLQRVNSHFVNREAPLKENYLAKLRDYGYGSYEESIIRASKKAPENSFFKPLGTLEMGNKELLIADSVGGNEGDIDFLAAQPNSGAITVSVRRIASFIKSEPYMLGLGFKKLDWDTFSPEALQAVSDTQSYLEQQISNKGLTAEQEKKYVTTALDALFQLRNRGIVTPMDPYGDALGRRSLELTARNLGQVNTRYPGTPFIYEPDPSKGGTHGIDLAFDIATVKDTSYDHKVIIIADTQPDIMYGGALLFQRNPDRSSLMLWDNDQQRLITLAGEERAVTENSKIIVTAHGEYLKVGEFDASEIADIIAKVLPDGGGVKKIRIRSCHLEKFFQFIDPKLESASQETLEDTFGGSLLRALEKKGISAGVVVTHNKLSVLSNFFGNLYAFRIGSKNSNSYVNMILRKPANTIFETKLLDGKLSLRTRPGQLQYKPQGIMSDTISLHKGFSLTRDSQQAFDSAQLYERLRRGNIIIPATLEVIVLAAGNEDFNGRIIALGHPQYAEGLQWVLNEAMKWSSYKLWYEETKEYLGLEIDIMATMIAEEHTGISSFFHRMLDRDRPFTQLKKRIANGQIEVVVGSLKDVGGIIKARHPEPFSYVSQSPDFCRVAPTRKRRSASTASCRNDPEPFIDSLKLLSDDKTQIVLDGLQKDIALVDAPEDSALFKLQQEIKGYRRRVAQAALKPSPGKHSIIALDEASFASAKELASKPDSRAEAFQFIPGKSVLVSADGLVVPLVQGGSTSRVSLVGSPESFAAGLGAQCVGDVVADGRVGQLDALVSSSAQAIREAFPDSRLQDLAAVSDHQAVSPLTSALAAPAFAASFAPRGWQGHGTTLRRYWKSDVLALHPPQSQSINADIDKQLQFEQLVRNFSDWLASPEVNTPAGSDYTPLLTTLKKVNNQWHMDFIREGTKTKKNLQFMSTAPAELKNYLDSQNKAIKPSGFRHKLKKLFRPTRTSGYVSEALSLVDSVQMLMIIIQREAFFEQVSKTEGMSDSLYRALVMHSYVNMGMEATQATELAGQVVNLVKDSRPISRILPSETKVVKRIPPGGAGSAKSLATTTRLTRYGKAVKAVKFTGKALGAAGVGLMAFSTGLTAYEYSQIEDDDIKDLYRSKLIVESVGLAAALFSLVASGPVGAAVAVAVFLGMLIAEAFFAGKMKEIEIQRKLQVARQAVEKFNDIYRELNPDSFFPISEENKTRALEAVRKILTNPNKSDYGWVNDELKGALYPLSPTVVDRIFKKIKDEFGSDQFEINNKIYDFLNQEGLIPETHRETADFYFNPATNQTFSVGLKKIDLQGKQLDYGRMFFRHQHFETKKRGTTVSAVLFPLGDFTDVIYSYVESDCKAGRRLSFYQCTDGIFNVTGIMPDKIGTVIMPARLDWDFGGEYTEFDDARTIPDSGSRRFFDAIHNSGAKIKYYDTKTVKGDNPRGSSQSNTVEKGYMIQRLVREESRHTDVLLNLDYEDHDIIFPPKIREPSNTGRGLLYTVNVPDNSKNNYRLIIKDNWSINLKNLKNARSASFSLYYHGDREVQCINRYYNLYEGKHCGFSRTDDGFTFKLGGASVYFDLPKDALSEEEKNHYKVMIVDDNAGFKVAPLHNKAPIELLYFISKGPIQESAQRVRYFTEIEAAFNRNEYSYAFRLKPAPKGSTRYLFPGRFVPVILQKTIQRVFLQVWYDRSNNIEITFCRQPGEEQGHIIPVTGAPNTGYYFYNRHVRWLYFEPASLQSSSRTCHYNKTFSAKGRLALNYEIKSYKVTDDPEPQLMVMTDAGVWFTLERPVPGPVVHPFNVTPVFISTTFFTHDKALDQVADSEPSTRFLPVNLVRKDNASHLLRSGFYDTKNKVVMTYLSSAIDFYDKEQMEARCLAGSNGRKVIRLTYSDASKQYQLASEDDIARRQSVTTDCVEITGLGGVYLKLAPELTRSIIKDHSPVHSFRKGDTVYYVMHSSTVGALYYVSIERPRVDYADLLTTSPGTLNLVTFGRSALNVRDGKGDFLDVRSLKNGILAFTRNGYILMIPNDALLNGTHLGSAPLETYQFTGWHYGYSDNDESIRLSLPSLADASREYYQLPKDSSIDLTDLDMGVIVDGLYADHFGEDKTAPENWSPRQASAFLTDLRQAVRGVCDQFALDFGEEAPDLVRLPMVNPPKGKPLPAFLAKMDFWYLRSRDRLFAANADDAFRIGGDNGNSLMALKGEEDSIPYRFYMGPVAGGNPTPGTNSTLSTNSTLSTNPTLSTRTIPSTGPTSEPLTECPRNRVVPSLLPEVLRPDVSVPCEDGDDNPEASYFWNNVRQQWEGRSGHYSFTVVDGHKTLSGLHLTNDQQTQKQQRGAYSLLVSSNGNLIYGASTSYKYVWPRLSGKVSSLLSSDMPSPYKNFSKQPLLEIEFAPDWLKAKKFRQAWYDTQDNLLFLGPETRKDDELVLIGRLDAGRRSGQLTQTGALCFSRKRRKVFFIDKDRAIPAHKPFDGASPFAQELSRLLDIEVSRDGHGLRVYGSGRDDRLTISDFLLDTLYFDRGKGARRLTPNPDRPHDLTLYFDGKGGNDSFSMKFSDLTYCAQVIIKLEMQPAATPPGDNNGQSQRIRIHAPAFQSTLLRDKNDLLILDRFDPKGVLRIKQVWTAPLAPLPKPTGIQFNDARFTLDQLRVEVQANQGIYMPPLAAGTGALPPAPVPATPDRPLFIDVAPGFLLVPKKQADTLKLTVQPVSGAVSGAVNGTTSMTVEGYRFARGSVRVRQLSTEGSKPASGYYNLDFDDGRGCHNCLSPARSTNQTQTIGGHEFTVFEAPAKLNLKNKTKYLAQWNNTLGFPVIGKEQLDDYGPVFDKASPYPVLALDNPAMLDEQPVFGVFYDVDIKALRFAFESTSHRLTVTIWRGQNLIRKGHMNRTDTASLNVLLVDREMGRQTRHKVFPFSLSSLKLVARGDNWALESGDYRFHLGAIDDRILVFERLSPSIVTTLSKAMPFDGFVFAGEQANERIKMMELAERLAPSVPRLFDGAKAASPQMDGNGLNNILYIAPEKAIREVYGHNGNDLFLLGDPDQKGGQANTRQTINRTPVELNGDAGDDIYDIRSSRNATVTDSQGQHTVILSSGSRSNLRSLEGKKSTRLYLTDLEPEEVQFNLRRKTGGSNLNQTTVDNPGSTGLNDTFVVIPHQGAELAVISLSALDSIYFRGRRYTSDPTGWVTGRNRTLAGPGVNRFGPETPEGKIISGQRLAASLMPAGDKKSGKARLRVPETNQGSARIEQHFQQLVQSLAPFNANVMGGEATFVPGAQNVTSLNMTSPLANTTTLPTT; encoded by the coding sequence ATGCCTAATGTTCCAGCCGATCAAAACAATCCACTGCCCAGGCAAATACATTTTGTTGTCATCGGTGAGCTGACAAAGGCTCAGGCCTTGAGGATTGAAACCTGGGCGAAGGCCAATCCGGACTGGAGTGTCACATTATGGAAAGATCAGGACAGTTATTTTGACCGTCTTGTGCTGGAGGCAATGTCCAGCGATTTGCTTAAAATTGATGAGTTAAGAGCGAAAAACAAGAGGCAATGGCAAGATGGTTTTTCAGTAAAAAAGTATAAGAATGTATCGAGCGATTTTTATGATTATGTGAAAATCTTCAGGCAACGACAGAAACAAATGGCATCGAATATTAATCATCAAGTTACATCCGAAGGTGAAACACGGTCGAATGTGGTTAAAAAATGGCTGATTTCCAATCATGGAAAAAGTGAAGAGATACTGGAGGAGGTTGTTCAAGAGCAACAAACTATTTATGACGTGCTTAAAAAGAGTAATGTTAATGTTGTTGATTTGGAGTCTGTTATTTCCACTTTAAGTCAGGATGAAGAAAAATTTTATAATGACGCCGCTTACACTTATGCTGATTTCACACTTGCCCGGAAACTAATGCAGTTAAAGGTATTGCAAGTGCATGGCGGTGTTATTATTGATGCAAATACTTTTCCAGACATAAATGATGATGTTTTTTCTGAAGTTAGTAGCGGTGAAGATCTATCTGCACTGTTCAGGAAAAGATTTGGTGGAATCTCCAGCTCAGTCGTCAATAAAGAAGATCTAGAGGAAGGCTTCCATCTCCTTGAAAAGAAGGCAAGGCTTCAAGGGCTGCTGCAAAGGGTTAATAGCCATTTTGTTAACAGGGAGGCTCCGTTAAAAGAGAATTATCTTGCAAAGCTCAGGGATTATGGTTACGGCTCTTATGAGGAATCTATTATCAGGGCGTCAAAGAAAGCGCCGGAGAATAGTTTTTTTAAACCTTTGGGCACACTGGAAATGGGAAATAAAGAGCTCTTGATTGCCGATAGTGTAGGAGGTAATGAGGGGGATATTGATTTTTTGGCAGCTCAGCCTAATTCAGGGGCAATCACTGTTTCTGTGAGAAGAATAGCTTCATTCATAAAATCGGAACCCTATATGTTAGGACTTGGGTTTAAGAAGTTAGACTGGGATACATTTTCACCAGAAGCTTTACAGGCCGTAAGTGATACTCAGAGCTACTTAGAACAACAAATTAGTAATAAAGGACTGACTGCCGAACAGGAAAAAAAATACGTTACTACTGCGCTTGATGCACTGTTTCAGCTCAGAAACAGGGGGATTGTTACACCTATGGATCCTTATGGTGATGCATTAGGTCGACGAAGCCTTGAGCTTACAGCCCGTAATCTGGGGCAAGTGAATACCCGCTATCCAGGTACGCCCTTTATTTATGAACCTGACCCCTCAAAGGGAGGAACTCATGGTATTGACCTGGCTTTTGATATCGCCACTGTAAAAGACACCTCTTATGATCACAAGGTGATTATTATTGCTGACACCCAGCCTGACATTATGTACGGAGGCGCTTTGTTATTTCAGCGGAACCCTGACCGATCGTCGTTAATGCTCTGGGACAATGATCAACAGCGCCTTATTACTTTGGCAGGGGAGGAGCGAGCGGTAACTGAAAACTCAAAAATTATTGTGACAGCTCATGGGGAGTATTTGAAGGTTGGAGAATTCGATGCCAGTGAAATTGCGGATATTATCGCTAAAGTCCTCCCTGATGGGGGAGGGGTCAAAAAAATAAGAATTAGGTCTTGTCATCTCGAGAAGTTCTTCCAATTCATTGATCCAAAATTGGAGTCCGCCTCTCAAGAAACCCTTGAGGATACCTTTGGAGGTTCTTTGCTACGTGCTCTGGAAAAAAAAGGTATTTCTGCCGGGGTCGTAGTGACTCATAACAAATTGTCTGTTCTCAGTAATTTTTTTGGGAATTTATATGCTTTTAGAATTGGCAGTAAAAATAGCAATTCTTATGTTAATATGATTCTCAGAAAGCCCGCTAACACTATTTTTGAAACTAAGCTTCTTGATGGCAAACTGTCACTTAGAACAAGGCCTGGCCAGTTACAATATAAACCGCAAGGCATAATGAGCGATACTATATCGCTACACAAGGGGTTTTCTCTTACACGTGATTCCCAACAGGCATTTGATTCTGCTCAGCTTTATGAACGCCTTCGTCGGGGGAACATTATTATTCCCGCTACTCTTGAGGTCATTGTCCTGGCTGCAGGGAATGAAGATTTCAATGGCAGGATCATTGCCCTGGGTCATCCCCAGTATGCAGAAGGCTTACAGTGGGTACTCAATGAGGCAATGAAATGGTCATCTTACAAGCTATGGTATGAAGAAACAAAAGAATACCTTGGTCTCGAAATTGACATCATGGCTACAATGATTGCAGAAGAGCATACTGGGATTTCTAGTTTTTTTCACAGAATGCTGGATCGGGATCGGCCATTTACACAATTAAAAAAGAGAATCGCTAACGGGCAAATTGAAGTGGTGGTGGGCAGCCTTAAAGACGTCGGTGGTATTATTAAAGCCCGGCACCCTGAACCATTCAGCTATGTGTCACAGAGTCCCGACTTTTGCAGGGTTGCCCCCACCCGAAAAAGGCGCTCCGCCTCAACCGCTTCCTGCCGTAATGACCCCGAACCCTTCATCGATTCCCTCAAGCTGCTGTCCGATGATAAAACCCAGATCGTTCTCGATGGTCTGCAAAAGGACATTGCCCTGGTCGATGCCCCGGAAGATAGCGCCCTGTTTAAACTTCAGCAGGAAATAAAAGGCTACCGTCGTAGAGTGGCGCAGGCAGCCCTGAAGCCGTCCCCGGGAAAACACAGCATTATTGCCCTGGACGAGGCGTCTTTTGCGTCGGCTAAAGAACTGGCCAGCAAGCCCGACAGCCGCGCTGAGGCCTTTCAGTTTATTCCCGGCAAAAGCGTGCTGGTCTCAGCCGATGGACTGGTGGTTCCCCTGGTTCAGGGCGGCAGTACCAGCCGGGTCAGCCTGGTGGGCAGCCCCGAATCGTTCGCTGCCGGTCTGGGAGCCCAATGCGTCGGGGACGTGGTGGCCGATGGTCGGGTGGGTCAGCTGGATGCCCTGGTTTCCTCTTCTGCGCAGGCCATCCGTGAAGCCTTTCCAGACAGCCGGCTGCAGGATCTGGCAGCGGTCAGCGACCACCAGGCAGTGAGTCCCCTGACGTCTGCTTTAGCGGCACCCGCTTTTGCTGCCTCCTTTGCCCCCCGGGGGTGGCAGGGACACGGTACGACACTTCGCCGCTACTGGAAGAGTGATGTGCTTGCCCTGCATCCACCACAATCTCAGTCGATTAATGCGGATATTGACAAGCAGTTGCAATTTGAACAGCTGGTCCGGAACTTTTCTGACTGGCTGGCTTCCCCCGAAGTGAATACCCCTGCGGGTTCTGACTATACGCCGTTGCTGACCACGTTAAAAAAAGTGAACAACCAGTGGCACATGGATTTTATCCGGGAGGGTACCAAGACAAAAAAAAACCTGCAGTTTATGAGTACCGCACCCGCAGAGTTAAAAAACTACCTGGACAGTCAAAACAAGGCTATCAAGCCCTCCGGGTTCCGGCATAAGCTAAAAAAACTGTTCAGGCCCACCCGAACCAGTGGTTACGTCTCTGAGGCCCTCTCCCTGGTTGACAGTGTCCAGATGCTGATGATCATCATTCAGCGGGAAGCCTTCTTTGAACAGGTCTCAAAAACCGAGGGAATGTCAGACTCCCTATACCGCGCCCTGGTGATGCACAGTTATGTGAATATGGGGATGGAGGCCACCCAGGCGACGGAACTGGCGGGCCAGGTGGTTAACCTGGTTAAGGACAGCCGCCCAATTAGCCGGATCCTGCCCAGTGAAACAAAAGTGGTGAAACGGATTCCCCCTGGTGGCGCGGGTTCGGCCAAGTCATTGGCGACAACCACCCGGCTAACCCGCTATGGCAAAGCGGTGAAGGCGGTCAAGTTTACCGGCAAGGCCCTCGGGGCGGCCGGTGTTGGATTGATGGCGTTCAGCACCGGGTTAACGGCTTACGAATACTCCCAGATAGAAGACGATGATATTAAGGATTTATACCGGTCAAAACTCATTGTCGAAAGCGTAGGCCTGGCGGCCGCCCTGTTCTCTTTAGTGGCCTCCGGACCGGTGGGGGCGGCCGTCGCGGTAGCGGTTTTCCTGGGGATGCTGATTGCGGAGGCGTTCTTCGCCGGCAAGATGAAAGAAATTGAGATACAGCGGAAGTTGCAGGTGGCCAGGCAAGCCGTAGAAAAGTTCAATGACATATACCGGGAGCTGAACCCGGACAGCTTTTTCCCCATCAGCGAGGAGAACAAAACCAGGGCCCTTGAGGCGGTCAGGAAAATTCTTACCAATCCGAACAAAAGCGATTATGGATGGGTCAATGATGAGTTAAAAGGGGCACTTTATCCCCTGAGCCCAACCGTCGTCGATCGTATCTTTAAAAAAATAAAGGATGAGTTCGGTAGTGACCAGTTTGAGATTAACAACAAAATTTATGATTTTCTGAACCAGGAAGGCCTGATTCCAGAGACCCACAGGGAAACCGCTGATTTCTACTTCAATCCGGCCACGAACCAGACGTTCTCTGTGGGCTTAAAGAAAATTGACCTTCAGGGAAAGCAGCTTGATTATGGCCGAATGTTTTTCAGGCACCAGCACTTTGAAACAAAAAAAAGAGGTACGACGGTGTCTGCGGTGCTGTTCCCGCTGGGTGATTTCACGGATGTTATCTATAGCTATGTGGAGAGCGATTGCAAGGCGGGCAGACGGCTGTCGTTTTATCAGTGTACGGATGGTATTTTCAATGTCACCGGCATTATGCCCGATAAAATAGGCACCGTTATTATGCCGGCCCGGCTGGACTGGGACTTCGGAGGGGAGTATACGGAGTTTGATGATGCCAGAACCATTCCCGACTCAGGTAGCCGGCGCTTTTTCGATGCGATCCACAACTCCGGGGCAAAGATTAAGTATTACGACACAAAAACGGTCAAGGGTGATAACCCAAGGGGAAGCAGCCAGTCTAATACGGTTGAGAAGGGGTATATGATTCAACGGCTTGTCAGGGAAGAGTCCAGGCACACGGACGTACTTTTGAATCTGGACTACGAAGACCATGACATTATATTCCCGCCAAAAATTCGGGAGCCGAGCAATACTGGAAGGGGGCTTCTGTACACCGTTAACGTACCTGACAACAGCAAGAATAATTACCGGCTGATCATCAAGGACAACTGGTCTATTAACCTGAAGAACCTGAAGAACGCCAGGTCGGCTTCGTTTAGCCTGTATTACCATGGGGATCGTGAGGTTCAGTGTATTAATCGATATTACAATTTGTATGAAGGGAAGCATTGCGGTTTTTCACGGACCGACGATGGGTTTACTTTTAAGCTGGGTGGCGCCAGCGTTTATTTTGATCTACCGAAAGACGCCCTCAGCGAGGAAGAAAAAAACCATTACAAGGTCATGATCGTTGATGATAACGCGGGCTTTAAGGTCGCTCCCCTTCACAATAAAGCACCAATAGAGCTGCTCTATTTTATCTCGAAAGGGCCAATTCAGGAGTCGGCACAACGAGTCCGGTATTTCACAGAGATTGAGGCGGCCTTTAACCGTAATGAATACAGTTACGCTTTCCGGCTCAAGCCCGCCCCGAAAGGCAGTACCAGGTATCTTTTCCCTGGCCGGTTCGTGCCGGTTATTTTGCAGAAGACTATACAACGGGTTTTTTTACAGGTCTGGTATGACCGCAGCAACAACATTGAGATTACATTTTGTCGGCAACCGGGTGAAGAGCAGGGGCATATTATCCCTGTTACGGGGGCTCCGAACACGGGATATTATTTCTACAACCGTCACGTCAGGTGGCTGTATTTTGAACCGGCTTCTCTCCAGAGCTCAAGCAGAACATGCCACTACAACAAAACATTCAGCGCTAAAGGCCGCCTTGCACTTAATTATGAAATAAAAAGTTACAAAGTCACTGACGATCCGGAACCGCAGCTGATGGTGATGACCGATGCCGGGGTCTGGTTTACTCTTGAGCGCCCGGTACCGGGGCCGGTTGTTCATCCATTCAACGTAACCCCTGTTTTTATCAGTACGACGTTTTTCACCCATGATAAAGCGTTGGACCAGGTGGCTGATAGCGAGCCCTCCACCAGATTTTTGCCTGTTAATCTTGTCAGAAAAGACAATGCCAGCCACCTGCTCCGCAGTGGCTTTTATGATACAAAAAACAAGGTCGTGATGACGTACCTGTCCAGCGCCATTGATTTTTACGACAAAGAGCAGATGGAAGCCCGGTGCCTGGCAGGCAGCAATGGCCGGAAAGTGATTCGCCTGACGTATAGTGACGCGTCAAAACAGTACCAGCTCGCCTCTGAAGACGATATTGCCCGGCGTCAATCGGTGACAACGGACTGCGTTGAGATAACCGGTTTGGGGGGTGTCTACCTGAAACTGGCCCCGGAGCTGACCCGCTCGATTATCAAAGACCACTCGCCGGTGCACAGCTTCAGAAAAGGAGACACCGTCTACTATGTGATGCACAGCAGCACTGTGGGCGCACTTTATTATGTCTCGATAGAACGGCCCCGGGTGGATTACGCAGACCTGCTGACCACCTCGCCGGGCACGCTGAATCTTGTCACGTTTGGCCGCAGCGCCCTGAATGTCAGGGACGGCAAGGGCGATTTTCTGGACGTCAGATCCCTTAAGAACGGTATCCTGGCCTTTACCCGTAACGGCTATATCCTGATGATCCCCAATGACGCGCTGTTGAACGGTACCCACCTGGGCAGCGCCCCCCTGGAAACTTACCAGTTCACTGGCTGGCATTACGGTTATAGCGACAATGATGAGTCCATTCGATTAAGCCTGCCTTCCTTAGCGGACGCTTCCCGGGAATACTATCAGTTGCCCAAAGACTCGAGCATCGACCTGACTGACCTGGATATGGGGGTCATCGTTGACGGACTGTATGCCGATCATTTTGGTGAGGACAAGACTGCCCCGGAAAACTGGAGCCCCCGGCAGGCTTCTGCATTTCTTACGGATCTCAGGCAAGCCGTCAGGGGCGTTTGCGACCAGTTTGCGCTGGATTTTGGTGAAGAAGCCCCGGACCTGGTCCGACTGCCGATGGTAAACCCACCGAAGGGTAAGCCCCTGCCCGCTTTTTTAGCAAAGATGGATTTCTGGTATCTGCGCTCCAGAGACCGGCTGTTTGCCGCCAATGCCGACGATGCGTTCAGAATAGGAGGGGACAATGGCAACTCCCTGATGGCCCTGAAGGGCGAGGAAGACAGCATCCCCTACCGGTTTTACATGGGTCCGGTAGCCGGCGGGAATCCAACCCCCGGTACCAACTCAACACTCAGCACCAACTCAACACTCAGCACCAACCCTACACTCAGCACCAGAACGATACCCAGCACCGGCCCGACATCGGAACCACTGACCGAGTGCCCCCGGAACCGGGTTGTCCCGAGCCTGCTGCCCGAGGTGCTTCGTCCGGACGTTTCCGTGCCCTGTGAGGACGGTGACGACAACCCTGAAGCAAGCTACTTCTGGAATAACGTCAGACAGCAATGGGAAGGCCGCAGTGGGCATTATTCATTCACTGTTGTCGATGGTCACAAAACGCTCTCCGGCCTTCATTTAACCAATGACCAGCAGACTCAGAAACAACAGCGGGGGGCTTATAGCCTTCTGGTCAGTAGTAACGGTAATTTAATCTACGGAGCCTCCACATCTTACAAATATGTCTGGCCGAGGCTGTCCGGGAAAGTATCGAGCCTGCTATCGTCTGATATGCCCTCCCCCTATAAAAACTTTTCGAAGCAGCCACTGCTGGAGATTGAGTTTGCACCCGACTGGCTGAAAGCCAAAAAATTCCGCCAGGCATGGTATGACACACAGGATAACCTGTTATTCCTGGGGCCCGAAACCCGCAAGGATGATGAACTGGTACTGATTGGTAGACTGGACGCCGGCCGTCGTTCCGGCCAGCTCACGCAAACCGGAGCTTTGTGTTTCAGCCGTAAAAGACGCAAGGTCTTTTTTATTGACAAAGATCGGGCCATACCTGCTCATAAGCCATTCGACGGGGCAAGCCCATTTGCGCAGGAGCTTAGCCGCCTGTTAGACATTGAGGTGAGCCGGGACGGTCATGGGCTCCGGGTCTATGGCAGCGGCAGGGATGACCGGTTAACCATCTCTGACTTTTTGCTGGATACCCTTTACTTCGACAGGGGCAAAGGCGCCAGGCGGTTAACCCCGAACCCGGACCGTCCCCATGACCTGACCCTTTACTTTGACGGCAAGGGCGGCAATGACTCCTTTTCGATGAAGTTCAGTGACCTGACTTATTGCGCGCAGGTGATCATTAAGCTGGAAATGCAGCCTGCTGCAACGCCCCCCGGGGATAACAATGGCCAGTCTCAGCGCATCCGTATTCATGCCCCGGCGTTTCAAAGCACCCTCCTGCGTGACAAGAATGACCTTCTGATCCTTGATCGTTTTGATCCTAAAGGTGTTTTGCGGATCAAGCAGGTCTGGACGGCACCGCTGGCCCCCCTCCCAAAACCCACAGGCATTCAGTTCAACGACGCTCGCTTTACGCTTGACCAGTTACGGGTAGAGGTTCAGGCCAACCAGGGTATTTATATGCCGCCACTGGCGGCCGGCACCGGCGCATTGCCTCCAGCCCCTGTACCTGCCACCCCGGACAGACCCTTGTTCATTGATGTGGCGCCTGGCTTCCTGCTGGTGCCGAAGAAACAGGCAGACACCCTGAAACTAACCGTGCAACCGGTCAGCGGGGCGGTCAGCGGGGCGGTCAATGGCACGACCAGCATGACGGTCGAGGGGTATCGCTTTGCCCGGGGCAGCGTCCGGGTGCGTCAGCTCAGCACGGAAGGGAGCAAGCCCGCTTCAGGCTACTATAACCTCGACTTTGACGATGGCCGGGGTTGCCACAACTGCCTCTCCCCCGCCCGGAGCACAAACCAGACGCAAACCATAGGGGGGCATGAGTTTACGGTTTTTGAGGCACCCGCAAAGCTGAACCTGAAAAACAAAACCAAATACCTGGCCCAGTGGAACAACACCCTTGGTTTCCCGGTGATCGGCAAAGAGCAACTGGACGACTATGGCCCCGTGTTTGATAAAGCCAGCCCTTACCCGGTGCTGGCTTTGGATAACCCGGCCATGCTGGACGAACAGCCGGTTTTCGGTGTGTTTTATGATGTGGATATCAAGGCGCTGCGGTTTGCTTTTGAAAGCACCAGCCATAGGCTGACCGTTACCATATGGCGCGGTCAGAACCTCATACGCAAGGGGCACATGAACCGAACCGACACCGCCAGCCTGAATGTCCTGCTGGTTGATCGGGAGATGGGCAGACAAACACGACACAAAGTCTTTCCCTTCTCCCTGTCATCACTGAAACTGGTTGCCCGTGGCGATAACTGGGCGCTGGAATCCGGTGACTATCGGTTTCACCTGGGTGCCATTGATGACCGGATACTGGTTTTTGAGCGGCTCAGCCCCTCAATCGTGACGACTTTGTCTAAGGCCATGCCTTTCGATGGCTTTGTGTTTGCCGGTGAGCAGGCCAACGAACGGATTAAAATGATGGAGCTGGCCGAACGGCTGGCACCATCGGTGCCCCGGTTATTTGACGGGGCGAAGGCAGCCAGCCCCCAGATGGACGGCAACGGCCTGAATAACATTCTTTATATCGCCCCGGAAAAAGCGATCCGCGAGGTCTATGGCCATAACGGCAATGACCTGTTCCTGCTGGGAGACCCAGACCAGAAAGGCGGCCAGGCAAACACCCGGCAAACCATCAACCGAACTCCGGTGGAGCTTAATGGTGATGCTGGCGATGACATTTACGACATCCGGTCATCACGGAATGCCACCGTCACTGACAGCCAGGGGCAACATACTGTTATCCTGTCGTCAGGCTCCAGAAGCAACCTGAGGTCACTGGAGGGTAAGAAAAGCACCCGGCTCTACCTCACTGACCTCGAGCCGGAGGAGGTGCAGTTCAACCTGCGCCGCAAAACCGGTGGCAGCAACCTGAACCAGACGACGGTGGATAACCCGGGCAGTACCGGCCTGAATGATACCTTCGTAGTGATCCCCCACCAGGGCGCGGAACTGGCGGTGATTAGCCTGTCGGCACTGGATAGCATCTACTTCAGAGGGCGGCGTTACACCAGTGACCCCACAGGCTGGGTAACGGGGCGCAACCGGACGCTGGCCGGGCCCGGAGTTAACCGGTTTGGGCCGGAGACACCGGAAGGGAAGATCATCAGTGGCCAGCGCCTGGCTGCCAGCCTGATGCCAGCCGGGGATAAAAAGAGCGGGAAAGCCCGGCTCCGGGTGCCCGAGACCAACCAGGGTTCAGCGCGGATAGAGCAGCATTTCCAACAGCTGGTGCAAAGCCTGGCGCCTTTCAATGCCAACGTTATGGGAGGGGAGGCTACCTTTGTGCCGGGAGCGCAGAACGTGACCAGCCTGAACATGACTTCCCCCCTGGCCAACACCACCACACTGCCAACGACTTGA